In Carya illinoinensis cultivar Pawnee chromosome 7, C.illinoinensisPawnee_v1, whole genome shotgun sequence, the following are encoded in one genomic region:
- the LOC122315166 gene encoding probable boron transporter 7, translated as MASAMENVRTPFNGIIKDIKGRAACYKEDWVCALCPGIRIFAPTAYIFFASALPVIAFGEQLSRETDGSLSAVETLASTAICGIIHSIFGGQPLLILGVAEPTVIMYTYLYNFSKGRPGLGRKLYLAWAGWVCIWTGLLLLFLAVFNACTIITKFTRIAGELFSMLIAVLFMQEAVKGVIGEFSVPKSEDRALEKYQFEWLYTNGLLAIIFSSGLLFTARKSRRARSWLYGTGWLRGFIADYGVPLMVLLWSALSYAVPGEVPDGVPRRLFCPLPWESASLYHWTVIKDMGKVPLLYIFAAFIPAMMIAGLYFFDHSVASQMAQQNEFNLQKPSAYHYDILLLGIMTMICGLLGLPPSNGVLPQSPMHTKSLAVLNKQLIRKKMVKHAKECIKQQASNSEIYGTMQAVFIEMDTAPTTKELENLKEAVMKADDEGDAKGKFDPEKHIDAYLPVRVNEQRASNLFQSLLVGLLICAISVIKRIPTSVLWGYFAYMAIDSLPGNQFWERMLLLFIAPRRRYKILEGTHASFVESVPFKSIALFTLFQLAYFLVCFGVTWIPVAGIMFPLPFFLLISIRQRLLPKLFDPSHLKELDASGYEEIAGAPQHKRSHSITKCGQEKDLPDSVSEESSLGFHDAEILDELTTNRGEVKLRTVSWNDERLFQVYPDGVRRQ; from the exons ATGGCATCAGCAATGGAAAATGTCAGAACTCCATTCAACGGGATAATTAAAGATATCAAAGGAAGGGCTGCATGCTATAAGGAAGATTGGGTTTGTGCACTTTGCCCAGGCATCAG GATATTTGCTCCAACTGCCTACATCTTCTTCGCTTCTGCTCTCCCCGTTATTGCCTTTGGGGAGCAACTGAGTAGAGAAACAg ATGGAAGCTTAAGCGCAGTGGAAACATTAGCTTCTACTGCTATTTGTGGAATCATCCACTCAATTTTTGGGGGACAGCCTTTATTGATTTTAGGAGTTGCAGAACCCACAGTTATAATGTACACTTACTTATACAACTTCAGCAAAGGACGGCCAGGGTTGGGGAGAAAGCTGTATTTGGCATGGGCTGGGTG GGTTTGCATCTGGACGGGTCTCCTGTTGCTTTTTCTTGCGGTATTTAATGCATGTACCATCATTACTAAATTTACGAGGATAGCAGGAGAACTTTTTAGCATGCTGATTGCTGTTCTTTTTATGCAAGAAGCTGTTAAG GGAGTGATCGGTGAATTCAGTGTTCCCAAATCTGAAGATCGGGCATTAGAAAAGTATCAATTCGAGTGGTTGTATACAAATGGGTTGCTtgccatcattttctcttctggtCTACTTTTCACTGCACGTAAGAGCAGAAGAGCAAGATCATGGCTCTATGGCACAg GGTGGCTCCGAGGTTTCATTGCAGACTATGGGGTTCCATTGATGGTCTTGTTGTGGTCAGCATTATCTTATGCTGTACCAGGAGAAGTTCCGGATGGAGTTCCCAGGAGGCTCTTTTGTCCACTTCCCTGGGAATCTGCATCATTGTACCATTGGACAGTAATCAAG GATATGGGAAAGGTCCCACTGTTGTACATTTTTGCTGCTTTTATTCCGGCCATGATGATAGCAGGCCTATACTTCTTTGACCACAGTGTTGCTTCTCAGATGGCACAACAGAATGAGTTTAATCTCCAAAAACCTTCTGCATAccattatgatattttattgctTGGAATAATG ACTATGATCTGTGGGTTGCTTGGACTTCCTCCTTCAAATGGAGTCCTCCCGCAGTCCCCCATGCACACCAAAAGTCTGGCAGTTCTGAATAAGCAG TTGATTCGAAAGAAGATGGTAAAGCATGCCAAGGAATGTATTAAACAACAAGCAAGCAACTCTGAAATCTATGGAACGATGCAAGCCGTGTTCATAGAAATGGACACAGCTCCAACT ACCAAAGAGTTGGAGAACTTGAAGGAGGCTGTAATGAAAGCTGATGATGAGGGAGATGCAAAGGGCAAATTTGATCCGGAAAAACACATTGACGCTTATTTGCCTGTCCGGGTTAATGAGCAAAGAGCAAGCAACTTATTCCAGTCTTTGCTTGTGGGACTATTAATTTGTGCTATCTCGGTAATCAAAAGGATACCTACCTCAGTTCTATGGGGATACTTTGCCTACATGGCCATTGATAGCCTCCCTGGGAATCAGTTCTGGGAAAGGATGTTACTCCTCTTCATCGCCCCGAGACGTCGTTACAA AATCTTGGAAGGCACTCATGCTTCCTTTGTCGAGTCAGTGCCATTCAAATCCATCGCTTTATTTACACTCTTCCAATTAGCGTATTTTCTGGTCTGTTTTGGAGTGACGTGGATACCTGTAGCTGGAATAATGTTCCCACTGCCATTCTTCCTTCTCATAAGCATCAGACAGCGCCTGCTTCCCAAGCTGTTTGACCCTAGCCATCTTAAGGAACTGGATGCTTCTGGGTATGAAGAAATTGCCGGTGCCCCACAGCATAAACGAAGCCACTCAATAACG AAGTGTGGGCAGGAAAAGGACTTGCCTGATTCTGTTAGTGAGGAGAGTTCACTAGGATTCCATGATGCGGAGATTTTGGATGAGTTGACAACCAATAGAGGGGAGGTCAAGCTTAGAACCGTAAGCTGGAATGATGAAAGGTTGTTTCAG GTTTACCCAGATGGTGTCCGAAGGCAATGA
- the LOC122316424 gene encoding putative leucine-rich repeat receptor-like serine/threonine-protein kinase At2g24130 — MKKLDVIEYVDLSQNQIDGSIPSIIGAFQHLSYLDLSMNSFEEDIPQSFGDLKGLDMLNLSYNNLSGTIPKSLEVLSHLKYLNVSFNKPSGQIPYNGFFANFTAELFLGILSDGTIVVVKALNLQLDVAFKSFDVECKVLRTIRHRNLVKVISTCSNPEFRALILQYMANGSLERYLYHQNYCLNLLQRVNIMIDVALALEYLHHDQSEPVVHCDLKPNNILLDEDMVAHMSDFGIAKILVENKDTTQTKTLGTLGYIAPEYGYEGKVSIKGDMYSYGIILLEMMTRKKPTDEMFVGELNLRLWINASLPDRTIEVVDDCLLRIEDERDAIDLQSVVLSILELGMKCSEEWDKRPETKDVLTALNKIKSTVLGNRNRGVRGL, encoded by the exons ATGAAAAAGTTGGATGTTATTGAATACGTGGATTTATCTCAAAACCAAATTGATGGAAGTATTCCAAGCATCATTGGAGCTTTCCAACACCTCAGTTATCTTGACTTGTCCATGAACTCATTTGAAGAAGACATTCCTCAATCTTTTGGAGACTTGAAAGGATTGGATATGTTAAACCTCTCGTACAATAATCTCTCAGGTACAATTCCAAAATCTCTTGAGGTACTTTCACATCTCAAGTATTTGAATGTGTCTTTCAATAAGCCATCAGGACAGATTCCATACAATGGGTTTTTTGCAAACTTCACAGCCGAGTTATTCCTAG GGATCCTTTCTGACGGGACCATTGTTGTTGTCAAAGCTCTAAATTTGCAATTAGATGTTGCTTTCAAAAGCTTTGATGTGGAATGCAAGGTTTTACGAACAATTCGGCATAGGAATCTTGTTAAAGTCATAAGTACATGCTCCAACCCAGAGTTCAGAGCTTTGATACTACAGTACATGGCTAATGGCAGCCTTGAAAGGTACTTATACCACCAAAACTATTGCTTGAATCTTCTCCAAAGGGTAAACATCATGATTGATGTTGCATTAGCATTGGAATATCTCCATCATGATCAGTCGGAACCCGTGGTGCATTGTGATTTGAAGCCTAACAATATCCTGTTGGATGAGGACATGGTTGCACATATGAGTGATTTTGGCATTGCAAAGATTTTAGTCGAAAACAAGGACACAACACAAACCAAAACTCTTGGGACACTTGGCTACATTGCACCAG AGTACGGCTATGAGGGAAAAGTGTCTATAAAAGGGGACATGTATAGCTATGGCATCATATTGTTGGAGATGATGACAAGGAAGAAACCCACGGACGAGATGTTTGTTGGagaattgaatttgaggctatggATAAACGCATCACTTCCTGACAGAACGATTGAGGTTGTGGACGACTGTTTATTAAGAATTGAAGATGAGAGAGATGCCATTGATTTGCAAAGTGTAGTTTTGTCCATCCTGGAATTAGGCATGAAGTGCTCTGAAGAGTGGGATAAAAGACCTGAAACGAAAGACGTACTTACCGCACTTAATAAAATCAAATCCACCGTACTTGGAAACAGAAACAGGGGTGTCCGAGGTCTTTGA
- the LOC122316425 gene encoding LRR receptor-like serine/threonine-protein kinase RGI1 produces the protein MDSPALGFSVSTAAMQPASTGLSFHQLYRRRQRVTALNLSYLCLQATISPRIGNLSFLVLLDLSNNSFSGFLPHEIRSLRRLRILRLSFNKLEGRIPPSIHQCRELRRVYLRGNYLTGAIPSSFRNMSSLELLNLEGNSLSGPVALGIFNISSLIVIALTDNHLSGNLPTNLYSHCPNLQGLYLSSNEFSGQLPSQLNLSCRELVILSLSYNKFNGSIAEGFGSLEKLEVLHLGGRRHSNNITGNIPTTISNLSRLQEPFHSRNHIKGSIPNSELSCPNLELLLAAGNSLSGHIPYYLSNCFKLIYLDFSANLFSGPIPKCFGTLEDLQVLSLDGNKLTGKSGDQVLSFLSTLSNCRFLERLTMSFNPLNIIIPDSVGNFSASLKTIDASQSQLKGHIPMGISSLKGLTFLDLSNNNLSGSIPSTLGGIEGLQRLYLRDNKLEGIIPDDLCQLRNLGELFLSNNKISGSIPNC, from the exons ATGGATTCTCCTGCTCTTGGGTTCTCTGTTAGTACTGCAGCCATGCAGCCTGCTTCAACCGGCTTAAGCTTCCACCAACTTTA TCGACGCAGGCAGAGAGTCACGGCTTTGAACCTTTCCTACCTGTGTCTCCAAGCAACCATTTCTCCTCGTATCGGCAACCTTTCTTTCCTAGTCTTGCTCGATCTTTCCAACAACAGTTTCTCTGGTTTTCTCCCTCATGAAATCAGGAGTCTACGTCGCTTGAGAATCCTCCGATTGTCATTCAACAAATTGGAAGGACGCATCCCACCAAGTATACATCAATGCCGGGAGCTTCGCCGAGTATATCTTCGTGGGAACTATCTTACGGGTGCAATTCCATCGTCATTCAGAAACATGTCGTCGTTAGAGCTCTTGAATTTGGAAGGCAATAGCTTAAGCGGTCCAGTTGCTTTAGGCATCTTCAACATATCTTCTCTAATCGTAATTGCTCTTACAGATAATCACCTCTCAGGAAATCTTCCAACGAATCTGTACAGCCACTGTCCTAATCTTCAAGGACTTTATCTTTCGTCCAATGAATTCAGCGGTCAGCTTCCTTCACAACTGAATCTCTCATGTAGAGAGCTTGTAATCCTATCTCTGTCATACAATAAGTTCAACGGAAGCATTGCCGAAGGTTTTGGGAGTTTAGAAAAGCTTGAAGTGCTACACCTCGGAG gccggaggcacaGCAACAACATAACTGGTAATATACCTACTACCATAAGTAACTTGTCGAGGTTACAAGAGCCTTTCCATTCCCGTAACCACATTAAAGGAAGCATTCCAA ATTCTGAGCTTTCTTGTCCTAATCTTGAACTTCTGTTGGCTGCTGGCAATAGCCTTAGCGGCCATATCCCATACTATCTTTCAAATTGTTTCAAGCTCATCTATCTAGATTTCAGCGCAAACTTATTTTCTGGACCAATACCAAAGTGTTTCGGAACCTTGGAAGACCTCCAAGTACTTTCATTGGATGGCAATAAGCTAACAGGAAAATCTGGAGATCAAGTGCTTAGCTTCCTTTCAACTTTATCTAATTGTAGATTTTTGGAACGGCTGACTATGTCCTTCAATCCCTTGAACATTATAATTCCAGATTCAGTAGGAAACTTTTCTGCTTCACTAAAAACAATAGATGCATCTCAAAGCCAACTAAAGGGTCATATTCCTATGGGAATCAGTTCCTTGAAAGGCTTGACCTTCCTCGATTTGAGTAACAATAATTTGAGTGGAAGCATACCATCAACACTAGGAGGAATTGAGGGCTTGCAAAGATTGTATCTTCGAGATAACAAGCTTGAAGGAATCATTCCTGATGACCTATGTCAGTTAAGGAATCTGGGAGAATTATTTCTCTCAAATAACAAAATCTCTGGATCCATTCCCAATTGTTAA